A stretch of Pseudoclavibacter chungangensis DNA encodes these proteins:
- a CDS encoding AMP-binding protein, which produces MSGADRPLVEVPADDPAALLRALSRALDGTGPAVLPRGPHAPGGGPPLPDVLDREWSADACLVIETSGSTATPKRVVLEASALRASARATERRLDELFGRRPGDDVDRQWLLALPAEYVAGTQVLVRSLIAGTEPVVSAVGGFDAHRFAADAARLEGERRYTSLVPAQLIRLLDAAEAEDDAGGEVAAHVERFDGILVGGQATPPAVRERARALGWRVVATYGASETSGGCVYDGVPLDGIDARAEDGEVLLAGRVLAAGYLGDRERSDRAFVVDPAGRRWYRTGDAGEVLSRDVDDPAWAAARVRVTGRLDNVIVSGGEKVLLDRVERAVRGVRGFEQAVVVAAPSVEWGAVPVVVAERDALGDAGCPEPVSTGHTLDEVAADALREWPVWQELRTVCGEIGRAARPVHLFVGDGLPALRSSKPDRLELERLVERALRR; this is translated from the coding sequence GTGAGCGGCGCGGACCGCCCGCTCGTCGAGGTGCCGGCCGACGACCCCGCGGCGCTCCTGCGAGCGCTGTCACGTGCGCTCGACGGAACCGGCCCGGCCGTCCTCCCTCGCGGCCCGCACGCCCCCGGCGGCGGGCCGCCCCTGCCGGACGTGCTCGACCGCGAATGGTCCGCCGATGCGTGCCTCGTCATCGAGACGAGCGGATCGACCGCGACGCCCAAGCGCGTCGTGCTCGAGGCCTCGGCCCTCCGTGCCTCGGCGCGCGCGACCGAGCGGCGCCTCGACGAGCTGTTCGGGCGGCGCCCCGGCGACGACGTCGATCGACAGTGGTTGCTCGCGCTCCCGGCCGAGTACGTCGCGGGCACGCAGGTGCTCGTCCGTTCGCTCATCGCGGGCACGGAGCCGGTCGTGAGCGCGGTGGGCGGATTCGATGCGCACCGTTTCGCCGCCGACGCCGCGCGGCTCGAGGGCGAGCGTCGCTACACCTCGCTCGTCCCCGCCCAGCTCATCCGGCTGCTCGACGCCGCCGAGGCCGAGGACGATGCGGGTGGTGAGGTCGCCGCACACGTGGAGCGATTCGACGGGATCCTCGTCGGCGGCCAGGCGACACCACCCGCCGTTCGGGAGCGGGCCCGTGCGCTCGGTTGGCGTGTCGTCGCGACCTACGGCGCGAGCGAGACGAGCGGCGGCTGCGTCTACGACGGGGTCCCCCTCGACGGGATCGACGCGCGTGCCGAGGACGGCGAGGTCCTGCTCGCGGGGCGTGTGCTCGCGGCCGGCTACCTCGGCGACCGGGAGCGGAGCGACCGCGCGTTCGTCGTCGATCCGGCAGGCCGCCGCTGGTACCGGACGGGCGACGCGGGCGAGGTGCTTTCGCGCGACGTCGACGATCCGGCGTGGGCGGCCGCGCGGGTCCGCGTGACGGGGCGGCTCGACAACGTCATCGTCTCGGGCGGCGAGAAGGTACTGCTCGATCGCGTCGAACGGGCGGTGCGCGGCGTCCGCGGATTCGAGCAGGCCGTCGTCGTCGCCGCGCCGTCGGTCGAGTGGGGTGCCGTTCCGGTCGTGGTCGCGGAACGCGACGCGCTCGGCGATGCGGGCTGCCCCGAGCCCGTGTCGACGGGGCACACGCTCGACGAGGTCGCCGCCGATGCGCTCCGCGAGTGGCCGGTGTGGCAGGAGCTGCGCACCGTGTGCGGTGAGATCGGCCGCGCCGCGAGGCCAGTCCACCTCTTCGTGGGTGACGGCCTGCCCGCCCTGCGCAGCTCGAAGCCCGACCGGCTCGAGCTCGAACGGCTCGTGGAGCGGGCCCTCCGGCGCTGA
- a CDS encoding class I SAM-dependent methyltransferase → MCDVTKADLEKRPSQVSAMFDRVSTHYDRTNDVLSLGAAPLWRRQTRLAVKARPGERVLDVAAGTGTMSALFAEDGAKVTALDFSHGMLEEGVRRHGGDAGITFVHGDATQLPFEDGTFDATTISFGLRNVQQPKLALAEMRRVTKPGGRIVVSEFSTVTNPVVRVGYDVYMATLMPLVVRLVSSDPEAYEYLHETIQAWPDQPTLAAWLRGAGFERVKYRNLSSGIAALHKGFVPTGA, encoded by the coding sequence ATGTGCGATGTGACGAAAGCCGACCTTGAGAAGCGCCCGAGCCAGGTGTCCGCGATGTTTGACCGCGTGTCGACCCACTACGACCGCACGAACGACGTCCTGAGCCTCGGTGCCGCCCCCCTCTGGCGTCGACAGACGCGGCTCGCGGTCAAGGCGCGGCCGGGCGAGCGCGTGCTCGACGTCGCTGCGGGGACGGGCACGATGTCGGCCCTGTTCGCGGAGGACGGCGCGAAGGTCACCGCGCTCGACTTCTCACACGGCATGCTCGAGGAGGGCGTGCGTCGTCACGGCGGCGACGCCGGGATCACGTTCGTGCACGGTGACGCGACGCAGCTGCCCTTCGAGGACGGCACCTTCGACGCGACGACGATCAGCTTCGGGCTGCGCAACGTGCAGCAGCCGAAGCTCGCGCTCGCCGAGATGCGGCGCGTGACGAAGCCGGGTGGTCGCATCGTCGTGAGCGAGTTCTCGACCGTCACGAACCCGGTTGTGCGTGTGGGCTACGACGTCTACATGGCCACGCTCATGCCGCTCGTGGTGCGGCTCGTGTCGTCCGACCCCGAGGCCTACGAGTACCTCCACGAGACCATCCAGGCATGGCCCGATCAGCCGACGCTCGCCGCCTGGCTCCGCGGTGCCGGGTTCGAGCGCGTGAAGTACCGGAACCTCTCGTCGGGGATCGCGGCGCTGCACAAGGGCTTCGTGCCCACTGGGGCATGA
- a CDS encoding 1,4-dihydroxy-2-naphthoate polyprenyltransferase, with protein MAKKQKTANRSGAAKRSGTAPKGRPTPSRQSSSSSERARRNNPTQRPRRADEDRARLGLRDWIGGARLRTLPLAIAPVVLGTAGAMSESLQGEYHWARALACLAVALCLQIGVNFANDYSDGIRGTDRYRVGPARLTASGLVEPKVVRNVAFLFFFLAAAAGVFLAWRTEQWWLLAVGAAAVLAAWFYTGGKRPYGYYGLGEVFVFVFFGLVATAGTMYVQVLQVSNNGWVLSVAAGLFACAVLMVNNIRDIDQDRRAGKRTLAALIGPVASRVLFAIFALAPYVAVFMFVLLYRNAIYAFFSLMLVGPAVLITSTSYKPKDLVLALLLTSLGALAFAVLLGLAIAFSPYAPVTPTTY; from the coding sequence GTGGCCAAGAAGCAGAAGACCGCGAACCGTTCCGGCGCCGCCAAGCGCAGCGGCACCGCCCCCAAGGGGCGCCCCACGCCGTCGCGGCAGTCCTCTTCGTCGAGCGAGCGGGCGCGTCGCAACAATCCGACGCAGCGTCCGCGGCGGGCCGACGAGGATCGCGCCCGTCTCGGACTCCGGGACTGGATCGGTGGCGCCCGGCTGCGCACCCTCCCGCTCGCGATCGCTCCCGTCGTGCTCGGCACGGCGGGTGCCATGTCCGAGAGCCTGCAGGGCGAGTACCACTGGGCGCGTGCGCTCGCGTGCCTCGCCGTCGCGCTGTGCCTGCAGATCGGCGTGAACTTCGCGAACGACTACTCGGACGGCATCCGCGGCACCGACCGGTACCGGGTCGGTCCCGCGCGTCTCACGGCCTCGGGGCTCGTCGAGCCGAAGGTCGTGCGGAACGTCGCGTTCCTCTTCTTCTTCCTCGCCGCCGCCGCGGGCGTGTTCCTCGCGTGGCGGACCGAGCAGTGGTGGCTGCTCGCGGTCGGTGCCGCCGCCGTGCTCGCGGCGTGGTTCTACACGGGCGGGAAGCGACCGTACGGGTACTACGGGCTCGGTGAGGTCTTCGTCTTCGTCTTCTTCGGCCTCGTCGCGACGGCGGGCACGATGTACGTGCAGGTCCTCCAGGTCTCGAACAACGGCTGGGTGCTCTCGGTCGCCGCGGGGCTGTTCGCGTGCGCCGTGCTCATGGTCAACAACATCCGCGACATCGACCAGGACCGCCGCGCCGGCAAGCGCACGCTCGCGGCGCTCATCGGGCCGGTCGCCTCGCGCGTGCTGTTCGCGATCTTCGCGCTCGCGCCCTACGTCGCCGTGTTCATGTTCGTGCTGCTCTATCGCAACGCGATCTACGCGTTCTTCTCGCTCATGCTCGTCGGGCCGGCCGTGCTCATCACGTCGACGTCGTACAAGCCCAAGGACCTCGTGCTCGCGCTCCTGCTCACGAGCCTCGGCGCGCTCGCGTTCGCGGTGCTGCTCGGCCTCGCGATCGCATTCTCGCCGTACGCGCCCGTGACCCCGACGACCTACTGA
- a CDS encoding polyphosphate kinase 2 family protein, translating into MPHFTKDMAEVLRVGETFRLSDIDPSSTPGFDGTKKDAAKIFDDHDAEIAELQERMYANARADEPGTPSILLVLQGMDTSGKGGIIRHVVGGVDPQGVRIASFKAPTDEERAHDFLWRIEKQVPPRGIIGVFDRSHYEDVLIQRVRSFAPPEEIERRYGAITEFEEQLASAGTHVVKVMLHISKEEQGERLAERLDRPDKYWKYNPGDVDERELWPAYQEAYDIALRRTSTTSAPWYCVPANRKWYARLVVKGLLLDTLRSLDLGWPPAKFDVEEERRRLAAS; encoded by the coding sequence ATGCCGCACTTCACGAAGGACATGGCGGAGGTTCTGCGCGTCGGCGAGACGTTCCGCCTCTCGGACATCGACCCCTCCTCGACCCCCGGGTTCGACGGCACGAAGAAGGACGCCGCGAAGATCTTCGACGATCACGACGCCGAGATCGCCGAGCTGCAGGAGCGAATGTACGCGAACGCGCGCGCCGACGAGCCCGGGACGCCGTCGATCCTGCTCGTGCTGCAGGGGATGGACACCTCGGGCAAGGGCGGCATCATCCGCCACGTCGTCGGTGGCGTCGACCCGCAGGGCGTGCGCATCGCGTCGTTCAAGGCGCCGACGGACGAGGAGCGCGCGCACGACTTCCTGTGGCGCATCGAGAAGCAGGTGCCGCCGCGCGGCATCATCGGGGTGTTCGACCGGTCCCACTACGAGGACGTGCTGATCCAGCGCGTCCGTTCGTTCGCTCCGCCGGAGGAGATCGAGCGCAGGTACGGGGCCATCACCGAGTTCGAGGAGCAGCTCGCGTCGGCTGGGACCCACGTCGTCAAGGTCATGCTGCACATCTCGAAGGAGGAGCAGGGCGAGCGCCTCGCGGAGCGGCTCGACCGGCCCGACAAGTACTGGAAGTACAACCCGGGCGACGTCGACGAGCGTGAGCTGTGGCCGGCCTACCAGGAGGCGTACGACATCGCGCTGCGGCGCACGTCCACGACGTCCGCGCCCTGGTACTGCGTGCCGGCGAACCGCAAGTGGTACGCGCGCCTCGTCGTGAAGGGGCTCCTGCTCGACACGCTGCGCTCGCTCGACCTGGGCTGGCCCCCGGCGAAGTTCGACGTGGAGGAGGAGCGTCGCCGCCTGGCGGCGAGCTGA
- a CDS encoding polyprenyl synthetase family protein yields the protein MRVKQPSTEQRRPSRGIVRSGVAGSLFQGPDETELRESIEHGLERVEELLHREVHFADEVADVVTSHLMIAGGKRMRPMLTLLTSHTGPNPVSDDAITAAAAVEITHLASLYHDDVMDEADLRRGVTAAHLNWGNSIAILAGDLLFARSSLIFTELGPVYIRLQSRTFERLVLGQMRETVGPREGEDRVEHYVQVLADKTGSLIAAAAQFGGMASGADDEVVAALAAYGEAIGVAFQIADDVIDLSADREATGKVAGTDLRAGVETLPVLLLERRADEDPAAAELLERIRTRVAGADAEDPQVAAIVAELRAHDVTRATTDEASAWVDRAIAALAPLPDGAVTDALIRFAGDVVARDR from the coding sequence ATGCGCGTGAAGCAGCCCAGCACCGAACAGCGCCGCCCGTCACGCGGCATCGTTCGATCCGGGGTGGCCGGTTCCCTGTTCCAGGGGCCCGACGAGACCGAGCTGCGGGAGTCCATCGAACACGGGCTCGAACGGGTCGAGGAGCTGCTGCACCGCGAGGTGCACTTCGCGGACGAGGTCGCCGACGTCGTGACCTCGCACCTCATGATCGCGGGCGGCAAGCGCATGCGCCCCATGCTCACGCTGCTGACCTCGCACACGGGGCCGAACCCCGTCTCCGACGACGCGATCACGGCGGCCGCGGCGGTGGAGATCACGCACCTCGCGTCGCTCTACCACGACGACGTCATGGACGAGGCGGATCTGCGCCGCGGCGTCACGGCGGCCCACCTCAATTGGGGCAACTCCATCGCGATCCTCGCGGGCGATCTGCTGTTCGCCCGCTCGAGCCTCATCTTCACCGAGCTCGGTCCCGTCTACATCCGGCTCCAGTCCCGCACGTTCGAGCGCCTCGTGCTCGGGCAGATGCGTGAGACGGTCGGGCCGCGCGAGGGGGAGGACCGCGTCGAGCACTACGTCCAGGTGCTCGCCGACAAGACCGGCTCGCTCATCGCGGCCGCCGCGCAGTTCGGCGGCATGGCCTCCGGCGCGGACGACGAGGTCGTCGCGGCGCTCGCCGCGTACGGCGAGGCGATCGGCGTGGCGTTCCAGATCGCGGACGACGTGATCGACCTCTCGGCCGACCGCGAGGCGACGGGCAAGGTCGCCGGGACGGACCTCCGGGCGGGTGTCGAGACCCTCCCCGTGCTGTTGCTCGAGCGTCGCGCCGACGAGGATCCCGCCGCGGCCGAGCTGCTGGAGCGCATCCGGACCCGTGTCGCGGGAGCGGACGCGGAGGACCCGCAGGTCGCGGCGATCGTCGCGGAACTCCGGGCGCACGACGTGACCAGGGCCACGACCGACGAGGCCTCCGCATGGGTGGATCGCGCGATCGCCGCGCTCGCCCCGCTTCCCGACGGCGCAGTGACCGATGCGCTCATCCGTTTCGCGGGCGACGTCGTCGCCCGCGACCGCTGA
- a CDS encoding 2-succinyl-5-enolpyruvyl-6-hydroxy-3-cyclohexene-1-carboxylate synthase has product MPERARPVPATAFTVEFLTAAVRGGLTDIVVCPGSRSQALALVAAELERVGAIRLHVRIDERSAGFFALGLALETGRATAVVTTSGTAVANLHPAMLEAFHAGVPLVAVTADRPPELLGVGANQATVQPGVFGSRIACVDVAPPSGEPAEGASARELGLRVARASEPLHVNIAFRDPLGSAVPELGGLLPVLDEERRAVPEPAAAARTPSVRRIDPADGVPTLVVAGAGAGADAERIAFEGGWPLVAEPSSGARFGRNLVVGVDELLGDASPIAPLRDAIARVLVFGHPTLTRVVPALLQRDGVEAIGVGSSGGEDYSPGHSIVERVDRIEIVPPERSRDADPVIGADGLDVRGRLRGWVVASRRLLAEHSSDPAAPDLAARGSTEHAVRSRFARQELAVARGRVDRDVLVDAVWRAMWPHDRLVLGASSLIRVLDGRAPGKPIRVFANRGLAGIDGTIATGLGVATASQRSDEAASAAGVTRILLGDLTLLHDASSLLVGQGGEVPPRVQVIVGDDRGGSIFEGLEVAGIAPPDAFERVQRTPQEVDLASLAAAYGWAYVRAETRSALEGALTSHEADRVIVHVPLPRD; this is encoded by the coding sequence GTGCCTGAGCGGGCACGGCCCGTTCCCGCGACCGCGTTCACCGTCGAGTTCCTGACGGCCGCCGTCCGCGGTGGGCTGACCGACATCGTGGTGTGCCCGGGGTCCCGCTCGCAGGCGCTCGCGCTCGTCGCCGCCGAGCTCGAGCGGGTGGGGGCGATCCGGCTCCACGTCCGCATCGACGAGCGCTCGGCGGGATTCTTCGCGCTCGGGCTCGCGCTCGAGACAGGGCGTGCGACCGCGGTCGTGACGACGTCCGGGACGGCCGTCGCGAACCTGCACCCGGCGATGCTCGAGGCCTTCCACGCGGGCGTGCCGCTCGTCGCGGTGACGGCCGATCGGCCGCCCGAGCTGCTCGGTGTCGGTGCGAACCAGGCGACCGTGCAGCCGGGTGTCTTCGGTTCGCGCATCGCGTGCGTCGACGTCGCACCGCCCTCGGGGGAGCCGGCTGAGGGTGCCTCCGCGCGCGAGCTCGGGCTCCGCGTCGCCCGCGCGTCGGAACCCCTCCACGTCAACATCGCCTTCCGCGATCCGCTCGGGTCGGCCGTGCCGGAGCTCGGCGGGCTCCTCCCGGTCCTCGACGAGGAACGGCGAGCGGTCCCCGAGCCGGCGGCCGCCGCGCGGACGCCGAGCGTGCGGCGCATCGACCCCGCGGACGGCGTCCCGACGCTCGTCGTCGCGGGGGCGGGTGCGGGGGCCGATGCGGAGCGGATCGCGTTCGAGGGCGGCTGGCCGCTCGTCGCCGAGCCGTCGAGCGGCGCGCGCTTCGGGCGCAACCTCGTCGTCGGCGTCGACGAGTTGCTCGGCGACGCCTCCCCGATCGCGCCCCTGCGCGACGCGATCGCGCGCGTGCTCGTGTTCGGCCATCCGACGCTCACGCGCGTCGTCCCCGCGCTCCTGCAGCGTGACGGGGTCGAGGCGATCGGGGTGGGTTCGTCGGGTGGTGAGGACTACTCGCCGGGTCACTCGATCGTCGAGCGGGTCGACCGCATCGAGATCGTGCCCCCGGAGCGGTCGCGGGACGCCGATCCCGTGATCGGTGCGGACGGGCTCGACGTCCGCGGGCGATTGCGCGGGTGGGTCGTCGCGAGTCGACGCCTGCTCGCGGAGCATTCGTCCGATCCGGCAGCGCCCGATCTCGCGGCGCGCGGCTCGACCGAGCACGCGGTCCGCAGCAGGTTCGCGCGCCAGGAGCTCGCGGTGGCGCGGGGGCGTGTCGATCGAGACGTGCTCGTCGACGCCGTCTGGCGTGCGATGTGGCCGCACGATCGTCTCGTGCTCGGCGCCTCCAGCCTCATCCGGGTGCTCGACGGGCGGGCGCCGGGCAAGCCCATCAGGGTGTTCGCGAATCGCGGGCTCGCGGGCATCGACGGCACGATCGCGACGGGGCTCGGGGTCGCGACGGCGAGTCAGCGGTCGGACGAGGCGGCGAGCGCGGCGGGCGTCACGCGCATCCTGCTCGGCGATCTCACGCTCCTGCACGACGCCTCGTCACTCCTCGTCGGTCAGGGCGGCGAGGTCCCGCCGCGTGTGCAGGTCATCGTGGGGGACGATCGCGGCGGTTCGATCTTCGAGGGGCTCGAGGTCGCCGGGATCGCACCGCCGGACGCCTTCGAGCGCGTGCAGCGGACGCCGCAGGAGGTCGATCTCGCGTCGCTCGCTGCCGCCTACGGGTGGGCGTACGTGCGGGCGGAGACGCGCTCCGCGCTCGAGGGTGCGCTCACGTCGCACGAGGCCGATCGGGTGATCGTGCACGTGCCGCTGCCGCGCGACTGA
- a CDS encoding PLD nuclease N-terminal domain-containing protein, translating to MSRIIIAAVVIAVVVTVYAVIDCAMSDASRARVLKKSTWLFVILLVPIVGPVLWILVGQGRVLKAEPEAAPAAPDDDETFLRSIGIDDGHDETIRRLEEELRALDDEAARDGRRPGDDVAPKAADEAARSDGDDAEDDDDPHGPPAGGHHTPGQRPDHDDGTGGAGGATRA from the coding sequence ATGAGCCGCATCATCATCGCCGCAGTCGTCATCGCCGTCGTCGTGACGGTGTATGCGGTGATCGACTGCGCCATGTCCGACGCGTCCCGTGCACGTGTGCTCAAGAAGTCGACGTGGCTGTTCGTGATCCTGCTCGTCCCGATCGTGGGGCCGGTGCTGTGGATCCTCGTCGGTCAGGGGCGCGTCCTCAAGGCCGAGCCGGAGGCGGCGCCGGCCGCGCCGGACGACGACGAGACGTTCCTGCGTTCGATCGGGATCGACGACGGACACGACGAGACCATCCGCCGCCTCGAGGAGGAGCTGCGTGCCCTCGACGACGAGGCGGCGCGCGACGGCCGTCGTCCGGGTGACGACGTGGCGCCGAAGGCGGCCGACGAGGCGGCGCGTTCGGACGGTGACGACGCCGAGGACGACGACGACCCGCACGGCCCGCCCGCGGGTGGCCACCACACGCCGGGGCAACGCCCCGATCACGACGACGGGACGGGTGGCGCCGGCGGCGCGACGCGTGCCTGA
- a CDS encoding isochorismate synthase produces the protein MSRPDPIRLRARTVEIDDPGALLTRADPASPTVWSRRGEGLVGLGTAWRGESHGPERIATATRAWNALTARAEVDDEAGLIGSGLVALGAIAFSGRSRAPSVLEVPATVVGRRGGRGFLTAVTADGSEPVPQLPQRTATGTDASTAFVDGRMTPDAHRRAVEEAIALIRSGELSKIVLARDLVGRIPVDADRRTAIARLEAAYPECWTFAIDGMTGASPETLVRSLGRQVAARVLAGTSPRGADADEDAHLEHALLDSAKNRREHRYAVDSALASLARLDAQDDPGSGLTSSREPFTLALPNVWHLASDIRGTLPPGLGVLDLVGALHPTAAVGGTPTPLAVDAIDRLEPFDRRRYAGPVGWVGANGDGEWAIALRSAEVRPDGTVTAFAGGGIVGESDASDEYDETELKFRPIVEAFAPR, from the coding sequence ATGTCGCGCCCCGATCCGATCCGCCTGCGCGCGCGAACCGTCGAGATCGACGACCCAGGAGCGCTGCTCACCCGCGCCGATCCCGCATCGCCGACCGTCTGGTCGCGGCGCGGCGAAGGGCTCGTCGGTCTCGGTACCGCGTGGCGGGGCGAATCCCACGGCCCCGAGCGCATCGCCACCGCGACGCGCGCGTGGAACGCGCTCACCGCGCGCGCCGAGGTCGACGACGAGGCCGGCCTCATCGGCTCGGGTCTCGTCGCGCTCGGCGCCATCGCCTTCTCCGGCAGATCGCGGGCGCCGAGCGTGCTCGAGGTGCCCGCGACCGTCGTCGGACGTCGCGGCGGACGCGGATTCCTCACGGCCGTGACGGCGGACGGTTCGGAGCCCGTTCCGCAGCTCCCGCAGCGCACCGCGACGGGCACGGACGCGTCGACCGCGTTCGTCGACGGCCGCATGACCCCGGACGCGCACCGCCGCGCCGTCGAGGAGGCGATCGCGCTCATCCGGTCCGGTGAGCTGTCGAAGATCGTCCTCGCCCGTGACCTCGTGGGCAGGATCCCCGTGGACGCCGACCGGCGCACCGCGATCGCCCGACTCGAGGCCGCCTACCCCGAGTGCTGGACCTTCGCGATCGACGGCATGACGGGCGCGAGCCCCGAGACGCTCGTCCGATCCCTCGGTCGGCAGGTCGCCGCGCGCGTCCTCGCGGGCACGTCACCGCGAGGGGCCGACGCGGACGAGGACGCGCACCTCGAGCACGCACTCCTCGACAGCGCGAAGAACCGACGCGAGCACCGCTACGCGGTCGACAGTGCGCTCGCGTCGCTCGCGCGCCTCGACGCCCAGGACGACCCCGGCTCCGGACTGACCTCGAGCCGGGAGCCGTTCACCCTCGCGCTCCCCAACGTGTGGCACCTCGCGAGCGACATCCGCGGCACCCTGCCACCCGGTCTGGGCGTGCTCGATCTCGTCGGCGCCCTGCACCCGACGGCCGCCGTCGGCGGCACGCCGACCCCGCTCGCGGTCGACGCGATCGATCGGCTCGAACCGTTCGACCGACGACGCTATGCGGGACCCGTCGGTTGGGTCGGCGCGAACGGCGACGGCGAGTGGGCGATCGCGCTCCGCTCGGCGGAGGTGCGTCCCGACGGGACCGTGACGGCGTTCGCGGGGGGCGGCATCGTGGGGGAATCCGACGCGTCCGACGAGTACGACGAGACGGAACTGAAATTCCGTCCGATCGTCGAGGCGTTCGCTCCGCGCTGA
- a CDS encoding DUF4229 domain-containing protein — MEHKRAWLLYVVVRVLAFAIPFVAVVVALPSWPYAWVVGALAGTVIGLCVSYIFLKPQRDRIADDIAEMRGRRDTRSDDERDEDRTLDEAETPDDAATGDENQTPDDDATDDAATPAGDHTTAEVATTPDDETIGDENGSIDDVAEPIDDHTSDEPSPSDARTRGDDATR; from the coding sequence ATGGAGCACAAGCGGGCCTGGTTGCTGTACGTCGTCGTCCGGGTCCTCGCGTTCGCGATTCCCTTCGTCGCCGTCGTCGTCGCCCTGCCGTCGTGGCCGTACGCCTGGGTCGTGGGCGCGCTCGCGGGCACCGTCATCGGCCTCTGCGTCTCGTACATCTTCCTGAAGCCGCAACGCGATCGCATCGCGGACGACATCGCCGAGATGCGCGGACGGCGCGACACGCGCAGTGACGACGAGCGCGACGAGGACCGCACGCTCGACGAGGCCGAAACGCCTGACGACGCCGCGACGGGCGACGAGAACCAAACGCCCGACGACGACGCGACCGACGACGCGGCGACCCCGGCCGGCGACCACACGACCGCCGAGGTGGCCACCACACCCGACGACGAGACGATCGGCGACGAGAACGGATCGATCGACGACGTGGCCGAACCGATCGACGACCACACGTCGGACGAACCGAGTCCGTCCGACGCCCGGACGCGCGGCGACGACGCGACGCGCTGA
- a CDS encoding FAD-dependent oxidoreductase: MTKLRLAIIGAGPAGTYAADILLKAERSFDVSIDLFDRLPAPYGLVRYGVAPDHPRIKGIIRALREVLDSGDIRVFGNVDIGTDLTLDDLRRHYHAVIFATGAIRDAPLDIPGIEAAGSYGAADFVNWYDGHPDAPRTWPLEAESIAVVGNGNVALDIARVLAKHADNMLPTEIPANVYEGLKANPVTDVHVFGRRGPHQVKFTPLELRELGEVPDVDVLVDEADFDRDPSAADEAKANKQLMVIDRIFGTWRKRAEAGENTASRRIHLHFYSRPDEVLTEDGRVSALRIERTEPVGSGGVEGTGEFRDVPVQAVYRAVGYFGSPLAGVPFDELRGVIRNEGGRVVDEHGEQVHGLYATGWIKRGPVGLIGHTKSDAMETVQHLVADESTWWTPEEPDEASVVELLRARGVEWTDLDGWHRLDAHEIGLGQPEGRERIKVVDRSEMVRVSRANSGDSGFQG; encoded by the coding sequence ATGACGAAGCTGCGCCTTGCCATCATCGGAGCAGGCCCGGCGGGCACGTACGCCGCCGACATCCTGTTGAAGGCGGAGCGCTCGTTCGACGTGTCGATCGATCTGTTCGATCGGCTGCCCGCCCCGTACGGACTCGTCCGATACGGTGTCGCCCCCGATCACCCCCGTATCAAGGGCATCATCCGCGCGCTGCGCGAGGTGCTCGACTCGGGCGACATCCGGGTGTTCGGCAACGTCGACATCGGCACCGATCTCACGCTCGACGATCTGCGTCGGCACTACCACGCCGTCATCTTCGCGACGGGCGCCATCCGTGACGCTCCGCTCGACATCCCGGGGATCGAGGCGGCGGGCAGCTACGGTGCGGCGGACTTCGTGAACTGGTACGACGGGCACCCCGACGCGCCGCGGACCTGGCCGCTCGAGGCCGAGTCGATCGCGGTCGTCGGGAACGGGAACGTCGCCCTCGACATCGCGCGCGTGCTCGCCAAGCATGCGGACAACATGTTGCCGACCGAGATCCCCGCGAACGTGTACGAGGGGTTGAAGGCGAACCCCGTGACCGACGTGCACGTGTTCGGTCGTCGGGGGCCGCACCAGGTGAAGTTCACGCCGCTCGAGCTGCGCGAGCTGGGCGAGGTGCCGGACGTCGACGTGCTCGTCGACGAGGCCGACTTCGATCGCGATCCGTCGGCGGCGGACGAGGCGAAGGCCAACAAGCAGCTCATGGTCATCGACCGCATCTTCGGCACGTGGCGAAAGCGTGCCGAGGCAGGGGAGAACACCGCGTCCCGGCGCATCCACCTGCACTTCTACTCGCGACCCGACGAGGTGCTGACGGAGGACGGTCGCGTGAGCGCATTGCGCATCGAGCGCACCGAGCCGGTCGGTTCGGGTGGCGTCGAGGGGACGGGGGAGTTCCGTGACGTCCCGGTGCAGGCCGTGTACCGCGCGGTCGGGTACTTCGGTTCGCCGCTCGCGGGCGTGCCGTTCGACGAGCTTCGGGGCGTCATCCGCAACGAGGGCGGACGTGTCGTCGACGAGCACGGTGAGCAGGTGCACGGGTTGTACGCGACGGGGTGGATCAAGCGTGGGCCGGTCGGGCTCATCGGGCACACGAAGTCGGATGCGATGGAGACGGTGCAGCATCTGGTCGCCGACGAGTCGACGTGGTGGACTCCCGAGGAGCCCGACGAGGCGTCCGTCGTCGAGCTGCTGCGCGCCCGCGGGGTCGAGTGGACCGATCTCGACGGGTGGCACCGCCTCGATGCGCACGAGATCGGTCTCGGGCAGCCCGAGGGGCGGGAGCGGATCAAGGTCGTCGATCGGAGCGAGATGGTCCGCGTCTCCCGCGCGAACTCGGGCGACTCGGGGTTTCAGGGATGA